A stretch of DNA from Pseudorca crassidens isolate mPseCra1 chromosome X, mPseCra1.hap1, whole genome shotgun sequence:
atgtggaatctaaaaagtacaacaaactagtgaatataacaaaaaaaccagcagactcacagatatagagaacaaactagtggttatcagtggggaggggagggaggtggaagaTAGGGTGGGGGAATGGGAGGCACAAACTCTTGGGTGTAAGAtgggctacaaggatgtattatacaacatggggaatatagccaatattttgtaataactgtaaatggaaagtaacctttaaaattgtataaaaaatataaaacaacaacaaaaatacagtaTCACCAAAATGGTTGCCCTAGCTACTTATCACtattgagcacctgaaatgtggctaaGGCAACAgaataactgaattttaaattttacttatttttattaatttaaatgtatattgttATATGTGGCTAGGGGCTCCAGTATTAGACAGTACAGCTCTATAGGACATATAGGGAGACTAGAATTTTGTCTTATAAATGTActgattaattttaagaaaaagaagtgagCAAGTTAGAACATGTGTTTGTAAACAACTGAGTGAAATCCTTACAGATATCAAACTATATGTTTCATTAATTGAAACTGTCTTAAGGTTAAGTACTATAAATGTCTAGTTTTGGTACTcctttattttgaaaagatagcATTCATTACTTCTTATATTACTTTTCAATCATTTGTTATATTAATCATGGGGATCTCTGTCaactaaaattatgttttaaaacttaaattatatTTCCTAATCTTCATGGTGTATAGAATTTTTGTTAGCAATCTAGAAAACGTTGTTGATGATTACCAACTGTATTAAGTGAAAGGGCTTCCCACTACCCAACGTAACATAATATCGAATAatatctccttctctctctctctctatatatatatatatatgttataatcctgatgatttttttaaaaaactatcttcTACATGCTAAATGtcaatgtgtgtatttatatatggtAAATCCTAGCcatttttgcaaatgttttgATCCCACAGGcttctaaataaaaatgttatcaaaataaacagcaaaagtgaggagatggtaggaaattagaaaatatatgtttatttcccCTGCTTGTTTTTTCTTCCTAGTTAGATGAGCCAGGTattagaggagagaaaaaaataggctAAACATGAAAGGTTGGACTGAACTGGTATATACTAGATTGAGAGAACTGAGTTGCATAATATTGAAGCTTCCCAGAATATCACCGATTACTTAACTTTGGAATCTGCATAGCAACTGCTGTAGTGCCAATTACAAAAGTGCAAAGCACGAGATGCAATGCCTAGATAGTACTGTAGTGGCTTCACTCAACCTTGAAAtccatttttcctatttttacagGAGTACCCAGGAGGAGGGTAGGAAATTGTCAGTAAGAATACTGCATTACCTGTTCCCAGAGGAAAATTTCTGTGATAAATAAAATCCAGCTTCTAAAGGTTTATATAAAAAGTGCATAGCTAAAACTGTCACCCTATAAACCAATTTATGATGCAATTTATGACAGGCTTGAAAAGAATGAGAAGGGAAAGTGGAACAGGTTGCCCATCTAATTGGTACCATTCACTGGAGACTATCTTAGGGCCCGAATAATCCTTCCTAAATCAGAAACAGAGttcaaattatacattttttcccagtgttattgaaaaataattggcACACCTCTCTCTATAAGTTTAAGGAATGATAGTTTGATctacacattgtgaaatgattaccacaataggtgcAGCTAACGTTCATTTTCTCACacagatacaataaaaaaaaaaagaaaaaagaagagaaaaaagagaaaaaaattccccTTGTGTTGAGAACTCAAGATTTACTCGCAAAAACTTTCCTATATATTGTATAGCAGTGGTAGCTATGGTCATCATATTGTACattgcatccctagtacttatttatcttacaactggaagtttgtatcatTTGATCATCTTTCTccaattccccttccccccaccgtcCACCTCTAGTAACCACAAGTCTGGtcttttttctatgagtttgtttggtttttttcagattccacatattagtgagatcatacaatatttgtctttctctgtctgacttatttcacttagcacaataccttaaaggtccatccatgttgtcacaaatggtacgatttcctcaattttttatggctgaattatatatATCGATATCAATTTCTTGAAGGATTTATGCATCTGTGGACACATCTATAGACACAGGTTTTTGCACAccttggctattttttttttctcttaattcatTTAACATGTATTAGAAATGACTCTGTGCAAGgcttggtccctgccctcaaggaactcacagtctagGGAAACAGACACATGACCATCACAGTGCCTTGTGTAAATGCTGCAGTAGGAGAGCAGACACAGGGttagagaggcagagggaatggcagTCTCTGCTTAGCTACCTAGGCTGTCTTGTGGTGTAATGGAGTTCACCAGGCAGCCAAGGAGGCCCGATGCATAGTGCACCCGGAAGCATCAGGATCTGAACGAGCATAACGTGTTCAGGAAATGGTATCAATACAAAGTAGGTTCTGTCCTGGGGATGATGGGAGGGAGGCTAGGGCAAGATGATGAAAGAATCTGCATGGCACACAAGGGGCTTTGGTGAGAGAAGCCATGGAGGTCTTTAAGGAGTGAGCTCATTAAAGATGTGTTTTAGAGAGAAAATGCTGCCAGAAACGGGAAGAATTTTCAGGAAGAGACCAAAAGTTTAGGAAAGAGATTAATAAGAGGGCAGGGAGGTGAGATGGAGAACAGAGGATGAATTCCAGATGAAGAAGAAGTGGGTCACCACAGGTTGGGGGAAGAGGGAGTCAGAACCAAGTTGAGCAACAGGAGAGAGGAGACGGAGTCCATGCCAAACACCAGGCCGGGtattttacaaacactctccATCTTCACAAGAATCGTCCTCATTGTACAGATGacgcttagagaagttaagtgacttttcTGGTCACGCAACTAGATTACAGAGTTAAGCTTCAAACCCAGGTCAGCACCTTTAACTGTCATACACATCTAGACAAAGATATATAGTGAGCTGTTTCGGAGCTTGGGGGGAAACTCACGACTACAGATAAGACTTCTGGTAGATCAGCAGGTGGTTGAAGCCACAGGTGAGGCTAAAACTGTGCAGCAAGAAAATAGCCAAGGATGAAACTGGAAGAGCACTCACAGTTAGGAGAACAGGAGGAGCCAGTGGCAGAGGAGACagctggaaaaggaaacagaggtgGTGGTGAAGTCAAGACAGAATTCAGTCAAGAGTGCCAGACACTGCAAAGCATTAGTATGACTGGGAATGGATGCCACATTTGCAATCACAAAGGCTTTTAGCCAAACTGGCTTCACCACTTTAGTGGTGGAAGCGGAGAGCAAGCAGCAAGGGCTAAGAGGAATGCAGGGATGGGGCTGAGGGCTTGACAACCTTGgttgaaaaaagaaatcagggacttccctggcggtccagtggttaaggctccacactcccaatgcaggaggcacgggtttgatccctggtcggggaactaagatcctgcatgccatgtggcatggccaaaaaagacaaataaataagaaatcacCTTGAAGGTTGCATCTGAACCCATATACGGAGAGTGTCAGGCCACACAGTTATGCAAAATTCTCTAGCTGCACTGGGCAGTTCAGGCCCAGAAGCAAACAGAAATGGACAGTGGACCTGGGGTTGGAAGTGAAGGAAAAGGGGCAGTAGAGAGGGGAATAAGGGTACAAGGGACTTTGGACTCTTCTAGAGAGAAGAACTTCCCTTTCTGGGAcaccagtaaagatgtttaaaaatctcaaaaagatTTGGAGGAcccatttggaatttttaaacaaaaaaaaacaaagccaaggTTCATCTCTTCATTGTGTAAAAGGGATTTGATAAACAGATAACTAATGTTAactaatttaattataaaagaatagACTGTTTTTAAGTACATCAAGGTACCACTGGAacagaatgcaaaatgatacacaCTAATTACTCCTCTTTACTCTTAAAGCTGATTCCCCAAAGACTTCTACTTAGCAAATACTTTAAGAGACtgctcagaaaaagaataaaggagcaTTTAGGTCTATTCCATTATTCAGACTGGCTGCCATCCTGATTCGATAAAAGGGAGATTTTACTGGGATAGAACAGCACTTGCATGTTTTTGAAGCTCTAAGCTGGCTTCTCACTCTTTTTACACTACAGCAGGAAGGACATCAGTACCCCTATTCTTCCAAGGCCAGAAGAGGTGAAGGGGCATGTCCCAGGCCACCCGTCTCTTGCCTCCAAGTCCAAGGCTCTCACCTCCACCCATCTGGACGCATGCTACTCTCGGGCGTTCCCCCATACCTCGCTCCGCTCGTCTTGTCTCTGACCCTGAGACGGCACCGATGCGGCTACTACTTAGCAGCACAGGTTGAAGTCTGCACCCCCGTGGCCAGCCTGGTTCTTGGACAAGGCAGCCTTTCCTGTAAAATACTCCTAAGAAGCCCTCAACCACCAGGCCTGAGAGGGTCCCTGTGAGGGTGGGTCCCTGTGATCACCCTCCCAACCACGGCTGCTCTCCCCTCCGGATCCCTAGCTCACTAGGATCACAAGGCTACATGGAACTGTTTTTCCTGCAATAAAACTCCagcagccaacatttattgagcacctacttgtTGCCATGGACTCTGCTAAGAACTTTACATATGTTACCTTAACTTTGCAACAACCCAGCAAAAATAGGTActcttatccctgttttacagatgaggataacAGAtacctgaggctcagaaaggctatgtgacttgcccaaggtcattcagctaGTGGTTGAGGCAGTACTCATAAGTCTGTCAGGCTCGAGAATCCACTTTATTTTCACTGTACCATACCGCCCTGGCTCACCACTCTACAAGTGCCTAGAGACCCACACCAgagtggaaaaggaaaagtgaGGCAAGGCACAAGCCTTTTCATTTTCACTGCCTGGCTCCCAAGCGACTTTGGGGACGCTGATCCCATGGTGTTTCACTCGGCCGACGGCCTCACCAGCCTGGGGCCCTGGGAAGCTGACAGGAGTCAAAGGGCCCCCTGGCAGGATTGTCCTGGCAGCTGCCCAGCTGACTTGAGCTAACACAGCAACAGGCACAGGAAAGGCTCGAGAGAGAGTGGAAAAGCACCAGACCCTGGGCCACTGAGGGCAGAGAAGTGATCCCGGCCATGCTCAGACGGGATAATGCAGCTCTAAAGCCACTACTATCACCAGGCTGGGAAAAGacccggggcgggggcgggaggggtGGGGAAAAGCCCCAAGCCCCAAGCACATCTACTTACTACTGTGTTTCAGTGAATCGTGACTGCTGGGCCAACCCAAAAGAGGGTCACGTGCCTCCAAGGCGAATCAGCAAGAGTGGAAGAAAACCAGTCCATGCCTTGTTGGTCCCAGCAAGCCTGGCCCACCTTTGCCCCACCCACAGAAACCCTGCTGCCTGATGACACCTGAGCAGAGGCAAGAAAGCACGCTCTATCTCATAGCCCCACGGTAGCAGCAGAGCTCAGCCAGCCCTGGGAAAGAAAGAGCCAGCTGAGAATACTAATAGACTTGCTGGAGGCAAAAATTCAGTGAGGGCAAGCCcgaggaaataaaattatttaaaagaggcACAAAGTGAGACTAGAAAAAGGGAGCAACTTGGACTTCCAAAGATAGTGCTTCTTCCATCAGGCACTGGGAGGACATACATCAGTGGTGGCAGGGTTAttctaaaatatctgaaaaccCAAAAATGTCTTAGTCTGTGGGAAAACTTTTTGTGTGTTATTTCTGTAGGTTTTCTGTCCTGTAATGTTTTGATTAGCTTGATATTAAACTACATATGTGCAGGATGCCCAAAAGTGTTTCGAGGGAAACCAATCCTGGGATCTAATGTTTGCCACAGTTGTTAGATTGCTTAAAAACAAAGCATATCTCTCAGATTTCATAAGAAGGCAAGGGGCAGCTTGACAGGTGGCATATTGGCCGCCACTGGGTCAAATTAACCCTATGGGTATGTTAGCAtgcttagaatttttttaaaaataaattgtcaacatttaaaaatcagaagttcAATCTGGTATCTCTGGGCAAGCAGCACAAATTGGAAGAAGCTGCACAGCCACTGCCCACTTTAGGCAGGCCTGTGCTTTCTAGTACCTGGCCTGGCCGCTCATTTAAGCCACCTGACTGACCCCTGTAGGCAAGAGAGTTTGCTACTGGTGGTTTCGCCTAGTGAAGGGATCCCAGGCTTGGTCGTCCTCAGGACTGCCACAGGGGGGCAGCACTGGTCTGCCCATGAGGCCTGCGTCAGCCTGAGCCTATGACCAAGCTAAGCTTATTAGCACATCCTTTCAGAACCAGAAACCTCATCCTCACTTCAGCAGCAGACCCTGCTTCCCCACACTCCCCATTGGATATATGCCCTGAGAAGCAACAGCAGCTCATCTCAACATTCCCAGCAGGGCTCGGCGACTGAGGGGAAGCCACCGACTCAACTTGCCCCTCCTTCTCTGGCTACCACTTTCCACGTCCCCCCAATCCTCCCACTCCACAGCCAGCATCTCTACCTGTTCAGTAATTCTACCTTCACCCACCTGTTAACACCACTGGGCCTCAGATCCTGAGGTAAGCGGCAGGGCAAACAGCCTCCCCCTTTTAAGGCAGGTTCATTCTTCATCAAATACTCATTACTTGCCTTTGCTCACTCAGGTTAAAGGTCAGTTGACTTCGTGAGGCAACAGGTCTGCTCTCTGCTCTCACCCCTTCCAACCTCACCGAAAACATCCTTAGTGGCAGCATTTAGTATAAGCTCCTACTGCCCTTCAGGAAAGACATTTAGTATTATGCATTGAGGCCCTTAAAACCGTTCGTCCCATTTCATCCAAAATGCCATTTACTGTTCCTACCGTTTAGTCCAAAAATGCAGGAAAATCCTTATATAAGATACTCTGCAATATTTCTCTAGTGAACaaccagaaacaacccaaatgtccagcaaTAGGGAAACTGTTAAAAACAAACTATGCTATATTCCCACTTGATGGGCAATTATACAGCTAATGAAAACAATTAGAATTATGAAGGCCATGTGATAAGATAGGAAAGTGATTATGATATGAAACACTATgtaaaaagaagaatataaaattaaatgtacagtaataaatatctaaaaaaacTAGTCCAAGAATTACTGAAagataccaaaatgttaacattttatctgTACTAGAGCCCTCAGAGTGTGGGTAACCTTTTTTAAACCCCTACCAAATTTAACATACATATACTACTTTTATAGGGAAaagtatgtgtacatgtgtgtatgaaGTTGGAAAATTTGATAGCAATTGTTAAGCTCCCTGGTCCACTCTTAATGTAGACTTCGAAAGTATATAAGCCTCATGTTATCATGATAAAAAGGCCCTTGGGAACCTGCGCCTCCAGGACTCACCGCCTCCAGGATCCAGTGCAGCCACGCTAGTAAAACAAAGCTTCCAGGGCCCCAAAGTCCTTAGTTAAAGGCCAATTTTATCCTACCCGGAGATGACTGCTTTGCataactcctaggagaccgcagCACCACCTGGAAGATAGGATTAGACCAAAATGGTTCTCAGACGCAACTTTAATCAAGTTTTGCACTACACAGTAATGGGGTGGGGGTGAAAGACGGTGATTGTTTTCAAGCAAATTCACCTGCCCCAAGGTGAACAGCCTGGGCTCCCAAGAACAGAAAACTGCTTTCCTTCCCAGGGGAATCCCCTTCCTGAGCTGACAGGATTTCAGGGAGAATGAGCACAAAGGACAAAGCAAGCTAGTTAAGGGAGCCAGGTAGATTTCTGAACTCCTCCCAGTGCAAACTAGAACCAGGCATGTAGGTACCCCTCCTAAAGGCATCACCCCAATCCCAGCCACTCCCACCTGAGGCCAAACTGCCTCCCCACAGGGACTGACGGCCAATGTTCACTTCATCACTCTCCTCCCAGTGGTGCACCTAGCAGCGCAGAAGCCTGAGCAGCTGTGGCCACCATCGAGCAGAGGCAGCCTTCAGGCCAGAACCCTCACGGGCCTTCCTCTTCACTGGCCCCTCAGCTACTAGTGTGTCTGCCTGGCCATAGCAGAGCAGCCAgtatgtgtgtggctgtgtgggACGGGAGGGGCCAGAAGAAGCAATAAAGCAAATCAGATGTGGGTTCTGGTTGCTGGGTCGACATGGTGGCAGGACCAGTCTTGGCCCCCAGAAGGACCCATAGGGCCCTGTGTCCTCCATTAATTCTTCTCCGGGCGGTTTCTGTTCAGGACAGCTTTAGGGGCAAGTTCCAGCTTGTCCTTAAGGCTCACGACCTGGGTGTGGTCCTTGCCTAGCAGCTCATCCAGCTTGCGGTCCTCCCGGCGCTCCGAGATGCTCTTCTCCTCCTCCACAGGCTGGGGATCCTTCCCCCGGATGAACCATTCCAGGTGGTAGCCCAGAGCCCCAACCACGAAGGCCACGGGAAAGGTGACATAGGGAGCATAGGTACTCACCACACTCCAAAGCACAGGCCACATGACATCTGCGCCGCAGCTCACACCCCGCTGTCTGGCCCCCACCCTTCGCCTGTGCTCCAACTTCCGGAGCACCGAAGCCGCCAGTCCCAGCGGCCCTCAGGGCCTCGCCCCAGACCCCGCCCACTGGCGCCCGcgatcttggatattgtaaataatgctgctgtgaacatggagaTACAGatatcttttccagttagtgtttttgtttcttttggatatactcccagaggtggaattgcgggatcatatgatactgctctttttaatttacatttttccctCTCAAAATGAATTAGTGTTTTGGAAATATCAGATAACAAGGTGAGGGATTAtcacttttttattcttcagttcattcaacaagtatttcctGATCACAAACTAAGAGCCGAGCATTGTGCTAGATGGTCTGgaacgtcaaaaaaaaaaaaaaaaaaaaaaagtgaaacagatACCTTCATGGATGTTAAGGTTTAGTTGGAGAGAAAttcaataaggaaataaatacaaaataaatacaggaTCATAAATTGCAATAAGTGTtttgaaagaatatacaatggaagaggatatcaggaaaaaaatggttATATTTGGGGGCTAAGAAAAATGCCAATTTGAGAAAGTGACAACAGGTTGAGATCAGAAAGATGAGAAGGAGTTAATCTGGGGAAGAGTGAAACATATGGAaccttccagaaagaaaaaaaagcaatttgatAATAAGAGCAATTCAGAGGTATTATCCAAATATTTTGCATTACAGGGCATTagaattgttttaaataatggaaatcaGTAGTTTTTTCAAGAATCTGtcaacatttttttattattaaaccaTCATATTATTTAAGTATTCTTTATAAAATCAAGAATCAGGCCTTTTTTATTGTAATGAATTGATTGCATCATTTGCTCAATTTTGAGTTAGCATTTAATATTgaaatcttctttttttaatatttatttttatttatttattattttagtctgtgttgggtcttcgttgctgcacgtgggctttctctagttgctgcgagcaggggctactcttcattgcagtgcgcgggcttctctttgcagtggcttctcttgttgcggagc
This window harbors:
- the LOC137216449 gene encoding small integral membrane protein 12-like; this encodes MWPVLWSVVSTYAPYVTFPVAFVVGALGYHLEWFIRGKDPQPVEEEKSISERREDRKLDELLGKDHTQVVSLKDKLELAPKAVLNRNRPEKN